In the genome of Fulvivirga maritima, one region contains:
- a CDS encoding transposase, producing the protein MRDQELFQPQDYLTPKWYLFKNSKLGKVYNTIPWSQLSECLPKENRGPGAPRWFSAQGMFGLMFLKSYLNLSDEKLIERFNTDWSLQLFCNKLLDDNQRIKDKAILSRIRTYMADNTDWQQLQEVLIHHWKRDMNNTHVLLMDATCYESYIRFPTDVKLIWESCQWVFEKQLYRWCKILGVKRPRSKYIDQKRKQMSYDRSRKKTYKAGRKRKKALIYLLSKGLGQLQYLLNENPQIQLHFQERSYLKTIKKVLEQQQFLQHHPAKELKNRIVSLPRPYVRPIVRGKETKRVEFGMKAHMLQVDGICFIDAMEFRAFNESTRLKISSLKHRSIFGSLHQLGADRIYATNANRKYLTVRKVFTCFPKKGPKVNKPQESKLRSLISNQRATVMEGSFGTHKTAYGLNKIKVKGEKREMIHVFFAVMMANAVKMSKKKSEDIPLLQAA; encoded by the coding sequence ATGAGAGATCAAGAGCTTTTCCAACCGCAAGATTACTTAACTCCAAAATGGTACTTATTCAAGAATAGCAAATTAGGTAAGGTTTATAATACTATTCCTTGGAGTCAACTTTCAGAATGTTTGCCAAAGGAAAATAGAGGCCCAGGCGCACCCCGCTGGTTTTCGGCCCAAGGCATGTTTGGTCTAATGTTTCTAAAATCTTATTTAAACCTGAGTGACGAGAAGTTAATAGAACGATTTAATACTGACTGGAGCCTTCAGCTTTTTTGCAATAAATTGTTGGATGATAACCAAAGAATTAAGGATAAGGCCATTTTAAGTAGAATAAGGACGTATATGGCTGATAATACTGATTGGCAACAACTTCAGGAAGTACTCATTCATCATTGGAAAAGAGATATGAATAATACGCATGTTCTCTTAATGGATGCCACTTGCTATGAAAGTTATATTCGTTTTCCTACCGACGTTAAGCTAATCTGGGAAAGTTGTCAATGGGTGTTTGAAAAACAGCTTTACAGATGGTGTAAAATATTAGGTGTAAAGAGGCCTCGCTCCAAATATATAGATCAAAAACGCAAGCAGATGTCTTACGATCGTAGTCGAAAAAAGACATACAAAGCTGGACGCAAGCGTAAAAAGGCATTGATATATCTACTGTCCAAAGGGCTTGGACAGCTGCAGTACTTACTCAATGAAAACCCACAAATACAGCTTCACTTTCAAGAGCGATCATACCTAAAAACAATAAAGAAGGTACTTGAGCAACAGCAATTCTTGCAGCATCATCCAGCTAAAGAATTGAAAAACAGGATAGTATCGCTTCCCAGACCTTATGTCAGGCCTATCGTACGAGGCAAAGAAACTAAAAGGGTTGAGTTTGGAATGAAAGCCCACATGCTTCAGGTTGACGGCATCTGCTTTATTGATGCCATGGAGTTCAGGGCATTCAATGAAAGTACCAGACTAAAAATAAGTAGTTTAAAACATAGATCGATATTTGGCTCCCTTCATCAGCTGGGGGCGGATCGTATTTATGCCACTAACGCCAACAGAAAGTATTTAACAGTAAGGAAAGTGTTCACTTGCTTTCCAAAGAAAGGCCCCAAGGTAAACAAACCTCAGGAAAGCAAACTCAGAAGCCTCATCTCTAACCAGAGAGCAACCGTGATGGAAGGAAGCTTTGGTACCCATAAAACGGCTTACGGCCTGAATAAAATCAAGGTTAAGGGAGAAAAACGAGAAATGATACATGTATTCTTTGCCGTTATGATGGCCAATGCTGTTAAGATGAGCAAAAAGAAATCAGAAGACATACCACTACTTCAGGCCGCCTAA